A portion of the Kineosporia corallincola genome contains these proteins:
- a CDS encoding LacI family DNA-binding transcriptional regulator, whose amino-acid sequence MATAPRARLADIAVQAGVSEATVSRVLNGRSGVAEATREAVLTALDVLGYERPVRLRQHSAGLIGLIVPELDNPIFPAFAQVIESALAHHGYTPVLCTQTPGGVREDEYTQMLTERGVAGIVFVSGLHADTSADPARYVALRRRGLPIVLVNGYVDGLDAPFVSNDDVTSMDLAVNHLVAQGHRRIGLALGPRQYVPVIRKIDGYRQAMLRHLGNADVDGWVECSLFSVEGGAAAAQRLIDAGCTGVICGSDLMALGAIRAVRDRGLEVPADVSVIGYDDSPLIAFTDPPLTTVRQSVQAMGAAAVRALLDDIHGGSPGSFAPRTEYLFRPELVVRGSTGSVPV is encoded by the coding sequence ATGGCGACAGCACCACGCGCCCGGCTCGCCGACATCGCCGTGCAGGCCGGCGTCAGCGAGGCCACGGTCAGCCGTGTGCTGAACGGCCGGTCCGGGGTGGCCGAGGCCACCCGTGAGGCCGTACTGACCGCGCTCGACGTGCTCGGCTACGAACGCCCGGTGCGGCTGCGGCAGCACTCCGCCGGGCTGATCGGCCTGATCGTGCCGGAGCTCGACAACCCGATCTTCCCGGCCTTCGCGCAGGTGATCGAGTCGGCTCTGGCGCACCACGGCTACACCCCGGTGCTGTGCACGCAGACCCCCGGCGGGGTGCGTGAGGACGAGTACACGCAGATGCTCACCGAGCGCGGGGTGGCCGGCATCGTCTTCGTCTCCGGGCTGCACGCCGACACCTCCGCCGATCCGGCCCGGTATGTCGCGCTGCGCCGGCGCGGTCTGCCGATCGTGCTGGTCAACGGCTATGTGGATGGGCTGGACGCGCCCTTCGTCAGCAATGACGACGTGACCTCGATGGACCTTGCGGTGAATCATCTGGTGGCGCAGGGGCACCGTCGGATCGGCCTGGCGCTGGGTCCGCGGCAGTACGTCCCGGTGATCCGCAAGATCGACGGCTACCGGCAGGCCATGCTCCGGCACCTGGGCAATGCCGACGTGGACGGCTGGGTCGAGTGCTCGCTGTTCAGTGTGGAGGGCGGGGCCGCCGCGGCGCAGCGGCTGATCGACGCCGGGTGCACCGGCGTGATCTGCGGCAGCGACCTGATGGCGCTCGGCGCGATCCGGGCGGTGCGGGACCGGGGCCTGGAGGTGCCGGCCGACGTGTCGGTGATCGGTTACGACGACTCGCCGCTGATCGCCTTCACCGACCCGCCGCTGACCACCGTGCGGCAGTCGGTCCAGGCGATGGGGGCGGCGGCGGTACGGGCCCTGCTCGACGACATCCACGGCGGCAGCCCGGGCAGCTTCGCGCCGCGCACCGAGTACCTGTTCCGGCCGGAGCTGGTGGTGCGGGGTTCCACCGGGTCCGTTCCGGTGTGA